The Chiroxiphia lanceolata isolate bChiLan1 chromosome 3, bChiLan1.pri, whole genome shotgun sequence DNA segment TTTTTCTGCTGCATAAAAGAAGTAATGTCCCATTACTTAACAACCCTGTGTAGGTCAGGCTATTGATGCAGAGCTGTTTGCACTGTACTACGAGACTGTCACCCAGCTGTTCTGCTGACTGACTGATTCACTTCCCTGAGTGGGGCTTCATGCTTCAGACCTTCTCAGCAGTTCAGAGAAGTCAGAGTTGAGCTATTCTAAAACCAAGACCTCGAGGTAGGATCTGTTCTGGttacaaggagaaaaatcttcaCTTAAGAGCAGTTGCTGCTTCTTAAGTAGCTCCTATGACACTGTAACGTAATTTATGGCAAAAGGATGGGTTTGTAGGCAGACGtttttcctgtctctgcctGACTTTACTCTTTTCTCCAGTGGGTGTGTTTGATGTATTCGACAAGAGTCCAGTATCGCACTCAGAAATACTGCTCTCAGGGGATGACAGAACAGTAAGCTACTGCAAATGGATTTTGCACTTTTAGCCAGAATTTAGTCACTGCAGCTTGTCCATGATGCTGCAGATGCTTGTAACAAAATTTTTAGGTTATGTTCTTAAACAATACACTGGACTAAAGTGACTTTGAAAAAGGTGATAAAACAGCAGTTGTGTCATAATTCCTGAAAACACATTTAGAAAGAGAagttgctggggaaaaaaaatcccttcatcCTCTCATGAGGAAGTGGTAATATTCTGTAGACtaggaataaattaaaaataaaaaaaaaaacttttaccTTAGAGGATAATTAAGACATCTTACCCTATGCTAACTCCTTGCAACTTGTATTGATAAAAATCAAATAGCACGATAATTTGAACAGAGAAATTGTGTGAATCTTACTTTAGTTTATCATTCTGCTACAGCTTCCTGTGACCTCAGATAAAGGTCAACTCCATTCCCCTTTCACATGAATactaaatgtaaaaaaaataatataagtAGTACTAAAGAAATGTAATCCCATACAAGTATGTAAACACCTTTTTCTGATGGGGTAGAACATAACATTAGATATACCTGCCACATATACTAAAATCATGCCAGATAACTTAAGGAGAACAAACAGTAGTGCCATTTCCAAGCTTGGGACAGTGTCATGGCTGTACAAGAAGGAGCTGGGGAAAATCAGGGAAAATATTGTCAGAAATGCACAAAGTAGCACTCAGCATCTTTTTAGTTGTCAAGGGGACAAGGTAGTAGAATCCTTCACCAAATTAATACAAGGATCCACCCTTCTGTCTTTGCTTATTAAGAAGACAAAACTAAACCTCTCTCTGCATTACTCCTGCATGTGTCTGGGTCCACTTCCTAGAAAACTTCCCCTAAAAATGCATCTCAGCTTTACACTAGCACATTCATAGATTAAGACCTCTCTAGCGTCACTAGTAAGTACAGCAGTTGGGAATGATGTTCAGAgactgatttattatttttcgGTTTTTATTTGAGTAGATTTACAGATTTATCAAGAGACATGATTTCACTCTTTTCCAGAAGGATATGATAGGAATTTTCCAGGCTGTATGGTCTTAATGatttttgtcagttttcttCCTGAGTTTCTTCTGTCATCAGAAAACTACCCTTGCAAGTTCAAACAGAACCTGGAGAACAACAAACAGTGacacaaatttttatttgacttAATAATCCTTAAACCAGTTTACACTGTAGATCAGataatctgaaaaataactgtAGCTGCAATTTGAAAAGTTACTTGTAAAGAACTGAAGACTAATCCCCTTGTACAGTACATCACATTACTAAAATAATCTTAATTCTCAAATTATGAAGTATATAAATTGTGCTTGTTATTACATGTTCAGTGTGACAGTGATAAGAAATGCTACTAACCTCTATGGTGATGAGTATTACTATCATCCACTCAAGGCGCAGAGCGTGCTTTTCATTCAGGTGATTTCGCATTAGATCTGTCAGCTCCATGCAGTGTTGAAGCTTTTCATTCATTACCTGCAAGTGATTACAAACATGTGGCAAATCTGGATTCCAGAAATGGAATGAGATCACTAAATACGGGAACACACTCCACAGAAGAGCTCAATGAACAGAACTAGAAAGCTGTTAACaccactgcaaaataaaacagaaagctCTGTAAGGGAACATGCACAAGCAATAAAAATTTCAATATAAACGAGCGTGTTATTTCAATAGGTTcacaaaaataatacaaatctAGATATGCATTTGCAGGTACTAAAGTGCTTCTGGGTGATATCTACTCATGAAAACAGGCACAAGCAAAAGATGATGCAGCTTTTTGGAGTACCTGTAAAGTAAATACTAAAGGCTGCTGTACCACCAGAAGTGGTAGTTTTTGTGCTTCTTATTCTGGTTCAGCAGTAAGCATTATGTTGCCCTTCAAGAACAGACCTGAATGACCATGTCAGTAAGAAGAATGCTTCAcatctcattttaatttaacCTGTTTTCTTGCACACATTTCAGAAGAAGACTTTAATCTCTTCTTGTAACTCCTTAAATCCTAATTTAGTGGCTCAGGAAATACGCAATCCATTCATGTGTGGCAAGTTAGCCTAAACTGGGTAAAGGTGCAAATGGGCTATGAACACATGGAAAAGGGACAGCGTATAGCATCCTATTATTTATTCAGTTTCTACAATTAATAGAGACATTCAGGGAGCAGTCTGTGGCCCTGCTGAGCCAAAGATGACTGATCTAAGCATGGAAAGTTCTCGTAACAGTAAGACACCTACCTTAACTCTGCGATTAATGTTGAGAAACTGGCACGTCTTGTCGTAAAGCTCTTCCAGTTTTTCTCTATCCCAGTAGAAGTCAGGTGTTATTAGCAGGTCTGAGCTCAGATTTATACGGTGTCTAAAAAGAATGGGTACTAGTGTGGTTCAGGCTTCCTTTTGGTGAATATAGGAGCAAATATTTACATAGCagtcaaaagaaacagaaaaaatttcctgtaattttgagtaaaatatgaaaagaatcTTCTTTCAGAGTAAAAATACAATTGCAGTGATTGTTTAAAATTGGTCACATCTGAAACTTTTCTGGCGATACTGTACCGTGAAACAGTTTTGAACATAAATGACTTCTGCCTTATAGCAACATTGCATCCTCAACCTGTCACCTTCCTTAATTTTTGATACCTGCAAAGAAGTCCTTGACTATGCTAGTAGCTCACTGAAAcagtacacaaaataaaaataaagaacttcTAAATGTGACTGGTACTGCATGCTGGATGTGTGAGCACAGCACACCCTTCAGAACCAGGCTACAGTCTCAGCATCATAAAGGCTAAGAGCTAAAATCTCCTGCCTTCAACCTACTGCTAAAATAAACctttggatattaggaatatCACTGTTTATTACTGTAGAGTCCTTCAAGTAAGGATATAAACCCCAGTGTTTAAAACAggaattgctttttaatttaactttgaggggttttttctttttttttaagagtatgTAATGCTCTGTATTGTTAATGGCCAAATTTCAATTCAGGGAGGAAAAGCCATTAAATCTGTACATTTTAGCAGTGGTTTCTGAGTAAGTCAAGGGAAGACCAGAATTCACAGAAGATCTACCTACCTGTATTTCCCCCGGTATCCTTCACATGCTCTAGTATCTACTGTAATTACCAGTTAAGAGGCATGCATTGCTGGACCTAGGGAGGGAAAAGGGTCTGGAATTTGGTCCTTTACGATATACTGCCTAATGCCTGTCTATAGTTAAAATGCCATAATGTGAGTGGTGAACCAGTTGGTCTTCTGACTAACATAAACAGCACAGTCTCCAGCCAAGAGAAATTTGAAGGAATTCCCCCACCCGCTGCCCCATCCTGCTCTATTTAGTGTGTAGTCTGGTATCACGCACAACATAGATTTTAAGTTCCGTGTAATACGTCTTGGGTGTAACCAAAAAAGTTACCTTAGTGCAAAGAGTTCTCCAATTTTCTGCATCACATCTGCATGAGAGAGTTTTACCATCCTTCGTGACTTTAGAATCTGCAAAGTAAGAAGTTCTTCACTGCTTGATCAAGTAACAGGTACTAGCAGTTAAGAAGCCCAGAATTTTACAGCCTGAAGTAGGAATACGGATTAAAATCTGAATGTGTACTGTCCTTATTaacattttagttttgttttcttagtgCCTTGGTTTTCTAGCTTTCTAAGAGTATCACCATGCAACTGTTCATCCAGGTTTTTCAATAAATCACTGAGTATGTCATCAGTATCTGTACAAAATCCTGAAGCATTTTCTATGAATGATTTCTGAACAAGAGAtcatttggttttcttcctaCTATTGTTAAAGTCATGACAGTGTTCTTTTACTTTGTCACTAGTTAACCTTTCTGTAGACATTTTCCTTACAACTATCAACATATTaccatttatttcctttatataaaaataataaacccaatattttctcttttgaacCCTATGAATCTCATTTTTATATGTGACATCATATGGGCTTTGTACTTTTAAGTTTCATGAAAAACTGTAGTTTCAGTAGTTCACTTAaacttttaattatattaaagtTAAAGCACCTTATTTTCAGCTTAAATTTCCACATACTGTTTGGCCaggttttttaaatgctgttacACGCCCTGTTTAAATGTCCTGTTACACGTACACATTCACCAGTGGCAGGTGACAGTGACACAACATGGGAAACATCATTACAATGCAGAACCTCACTCCCAACCCTTTAAATGATGATTTCTTGTCCCACCACTTTTCAGGTGTTCTGAGCTTCTCCACATTGATGGCTTTACCGCCAAATGCGTAAAGCATTCAACTGCTTTTTCCATATCCTCAGCTGTATCTGGACTGATGTTTTACAAAGCACATgagaaaaggaggggagagaTACGAACAAGGCCTCACCTCAGGAATTGACTGGATAGATTCCACAAAGTTATCCAATAACGATTCCCAAATAGCCAGCTTTACTGCAACACAGAGGTGACAAAGCAGAAGACTGTGAGAGGTACATATGTTTTCAAGTAATCGTAACTTTAAATCTGCCAACAGGCTGCTTCAGGACACGTCGATGCTTACAAAATTACTTGCAGCAAGTTACCATTTGTATTATACAGTCAGTGTTCATATACCAATACATAAATCTGGGCTGGGCACTGACAGCTCTGCATGCAGAACCACCTTCATCTTGAGCACAGCTTTCTTCTCTAAATGATCCATTAAGATCTTGATGAATTTTGCTTCAGCTCTAAAGCTGTGTGTCTTGGTGTTCTCCTGCAGGTGAGAGGCCTTTGCAAACTACATTCTAAGGAAGCTGGAGATATAAGCAGTGCCTGGGTGAGGCTGACTTCACGTGTGACTCATTCAAGAGCCTCCACTGCACTTCTAGTGTCCTACACAGCTCTCATTCTCCATTTGTCCAGTATTGATCCAGTGTGCTCCTACCATGGAGAGTTAGCTTGTGTAGACACACCACCTGTACTTGTTAAAGCTAAATTCAAACTTAAGCAATCTCCCGTTTTCTTTTTAGGTGAGTGTACTGTTTACTGGAGATGTAACTTCTCTTCTATGGAAACCTGAGTTCAGCACAGGCAATGGCAACACAAATTCTACTATGCCTCAGTTTGAGCCTGGAAAGATGTTTCTACAAGATAATGATATAACTCAGGCTTTGTTCTTTAATCCACTGATTCCCAGGCAAGAATGAAGTAGCAACAGATAAAAAATTAACCCTATTcgatcagaaaaaaagaattatggAAGGTTTAATTGTCAAAATGAACTCTTTTGTGGTAGTAATTGATAGTATCATCTGGTTAGGACACTGACAGTAAATCCAGTGCTTAGCATTTGCACATTCATCTTTTGAATACAGAGGCCTACTCCAAGTCATTGACTTAAACTTCTAATTTagcctctgaaaaaaaaagccagtaagCATTTCAGCTATCACCTGTTATTTGACAGAGGTTGGTTTCTGCTGTGTCGTAAATTTGACTTGGGGCTACACTTGCAtcctttatttttactgaacatttttattgaactatttttctttatgatgtGCATGTCTCCCACTAACATAAACTGGTACCAATTATCTCCTGGGAATAAATCCCTTGTTTCCTTTTATATGGCACTATTCTCCCATACAGTGGCTTTATGAATAGGAAAACTACAGAGAACAATAGGCGTTTTTTCTCAACAGCTCTTCCTTCGACAGTCAAAAACCATTTAGTTACACTGTACTCCTTGATCAAATGCTGTAGCACCTCAAAAACATGCCTTCTGTTTCTTGATGTCTCTCCTGTGTAAAGGGGCACTTCCCTAAATATTAGTAGAATCCTATAATTTACCCTACAGGCAATAGGGGTAGACAGACCAGACTATCTTTGAAGACCTTTCCAAGAACAGCCTTACTGCTGCTAGCTTCTACTCCCACTTCATCATTCAAGGTCTGAAGCAAAAGAGAGGTGTTATTTCCATAAGCAGCAGCACCATTGCTGAGTCTGACTTCTTTGAAGTGCCTCCCACTGTCTCCGACCATGGCTAATAagcctggaaaatattttatgtgacTCCGGTCCACACATCTGTTACTGGTACACCTCCCCAGCTGGGAATCGCTGCTTCACATCACTTCTTTAGCTGGCATCTAGCTTTTTCTGTCAGAGGAAATGATGGCAGGATGAATTATGCAATATTATTGAGAGGTTTCTAATAATGGCCTATATACTCATTGTTATTCAGGGATACTTCTCAAGGGTGGGGAACAGGATGCTCAGAATAATGTGTATCTTTTGCAGAGCATGTTTATTAATGTGCTTTGTTCATCTTTTAAACGAGTTATATTGAATAAGGCAATTCCaatttttagaaaacacagtaaGTACATTAAAAACATCCTCTCACTGAAGAACAATCACTCTTTACACAGCTTGCCTAAACCAGACACCAAGTTGGCTCCAACCTGTTGCTGTACAATGATCTATAATGACATTTCACAAAATGTGTAGCATAGGCTGATAGTATAAACAATATTAACTTACCGGAAAGACAAAGAGCATTTGAAAAGGCAAATTTCTGCAGAACAACTTCATCATTATCCAACTCAGAATTTAAAAGGATTTGTCCTTTATGGAGCTTTGACTGACCTCTGTTAAAACAAGATTGAAATATCTTCATTGACTAAGCCACCAGCAAAGGAACATTTAAAGAATAATCAAGAATGCAAGAGAGGTTTGGTTGTTTATTTAGATAAAGCACACGGTATCTGTATGGCTATCATCCCCATCCTTGCGTTTCCCTCACATTCAATCTGACAATAACCAAAACAAATCACTGAAAATTAGTTCCTCAGTCTAAGACTAATATTATGACCAAATTTTCTAGGTCTAAATGAAAGCGCAACAAGCTGTGATGGTAACTACAGCATTactacaaacacacagaaaattcagaGTAAGCAGGATGCTggcctctctcctcctctctagCTCCTCTGTTacctttctgtttgttttccttttctgctgtcaCTCTTACCAACCTCGCTCCATCCCCACTATGGTGTTACTTTCCCTGAAACCTCTATTGCATAAGGGGCGAGTgacaaagaaaaggaggagtAAGACTCGTTCAATTTTTCATGTCAATCCCACTAAGAAACTTGCATAAGCACAATGGAATATGTCCAGAATCACAAATTACATAACCAGATAGTACATGCAGTTTTCAAATGgccagaaaaaacccaaacacttgTCTCCTTATCAGGTTACCTTAAATAAGCTCAACCTCATTAGTTCAGTCCCTAGGGTTAACGGTGTCCTGTCTAGGAGTGGCTTTCTGGTGGCATCAGTGTTGGAAAATTACAGATAATTTATATAATCATTTTCattgagaaatatttctgtagagataattttctccctgggatgaaaaaaacatttaacgAGGAATGACAACTTGCCAGGTTTATCATTACACAATATTCAAGTTGTAACTTTCCTAGGAAGTAAAGTATGTGCAGAATTATATCCTTGTATATGAACCTCAAGGGCAATAAGGAAAGCTTATACAGAGCATCCTCTTTAAAATCAGACTTGTCTCAATAATGCTTATTAGTTTCTTTTCCCATGAGGTACCTAGTTCCTGTTCAGGATTGCTGAAGAACATGTTCAGTTATGTGGGCACAGAGCTTCTTAATTTATAAAATCTATAGCATAAGCAAATCACAAAGGCCACTACTTGCAAGTTTAACAGTACAGCAAAATTTGTCAATTTagatttactgttttcttctttccttattttactCATTCAAAAAAAGTGTAACGACAAGTATATTTTTACTAGCTTTTCCTTGAATTTGGTTAAAGTGCCTATTAACTTTTATATACCGAGTGCCTGAAGATACTTACTCCCCTAATCTGTAGTTCATTTCTTCATTCTCCCAGTGGACGAGTGCAACTTCATATGGCTGAATTTCATGCTGTTCAAGCACTCGCATGATATTCTTCATCTAAGAAAAAGACAATTGCAGCAAGAGTTACCACACAGTACACTATGACTCCGCAAAGAACTTTCATATAGCAGGCTGGTAATTGCAACCTTCATGCTGaacttatttaaataacaatGAAGAGGTGTgctaaataatgaaattattaacATAGTTTACTTCTGAAACTATTTGTAGCTTCAGAAGAATTTGTGGCTATGAACAAAAAGGAATCTGAGAAGactaaaatgtcatttaatgTCTGCACACATGAAATACGGTAAGGATTAACTACAGCAGCAGTAAGGACAATGCAGATGTATCCAGCATTGTAACAATGAACTGTACAAGACTTTGGCAGATGTCTGAGTGTGGGATGAAAATCTTTAGGATAAGTACATCGGGTGGTTGTTTTGGATTAAATTACTACTTTGCTGCTAAATCAatagttttatttctggttGCTGCTGAAATCAGTAGTTTTGTTTCAGCTTCCAGAGGTTGGGTGGTATTACAGAAATCCTTTAACACtacaaaaatctggaaaaattGATTCAGCTGCCACATTCAACCCTGTAAACAGTTAAATGTGCAATTTTAGTCACAGAAGTAATCTCACTGCTCTCTTATTCTCCAGCACACTAAAACCTGATGCAGGAAGAAAGAAGCCTTTTCTCTCACAAAACGTTCTCCTCTGACATCTGACTTAGGATCTCTCATCCTTGTTCCTTTTAATGTGCTACAAGGCTCCCCTCATAAAAATCATCTGCAATTAGAACAAATTTTGAACTAAAAAGAGCACTCACCTACaagtttttaaaaggcatttagCTACACAACAGCcaataaaaaatccaaaccacaaaaccacagtaCACTTTTGATGCCTAAATTCTTTAAACAGTTCAATCTTCTACTAAGTCATACTTAAGAAACAcacttcttcaaaataaaagataacAGTCAATCTTTCAGCACAAAGCTGTACAGTAGAAAATTTTTCATGAAGCATAATCTCCAGGTTCGGTACTGTAAAATGATCTGTTGGATTACCTGCAAGAGGGATGTTCTTTGCAGCCCTAGCTTTCTTCATTGCTTTCAATGATTTTAGTGATACTATCTATCTATGTAAGACACAGTAACATTTTTCACCGAATAAAACCCCTCGACCCCACAGCTACAACTGCTTGTTTCATAATCCCGAATTTAATATTAGCATAACTAGTACTTGCCATATAATTCAAGTCTTGTGGTAAAAAAGCGTATGAAAACttatgttcatttttcttaagCAAGGAAGTGTCTGCTCTTAGGTCAGTTACCTCAGCCAACCAGCTAAGCTGTGTCCAGGGACAGCTCAGCAATGCAAACCCCACACTGCTTCTAGGCCTAGTCTAATTTTATAGAAGGGACTAGCTATGACACAGTAAAATTAATCAGTCGAGATGTTCTTGATTCACTAGATTCAAACTCCTGCTATTATGGGCGCTTAGGTCAtacaatttccttttaaaaaaacctcaaagctggttttgctttttgccCTCGCTATTTTAGTAGAGGAGCTGTTGTACAACCTTCCTATTCAGGTATttgaaaatggtattttatattttaaatttctttctgtgattAGTCTGTATTAATTACTTCCCCTGGAAAGCATTTGTTAGTTTCACatagtttttcttctcctactAGTGATTCTGGAGTACTTTGAAAAGCCATTTTGCCCATTCGCAGTGATACTCTACACTTTGTTTTACTGAATTACTTTCAGTTTCTGTTCCACAGACCAGTTTGgggctttttcctttcctttcatttcattaaaacatGTGCATAAAATTACTTCCTCTATTTGAGCAAGTTGTTTGGCAGTTAAAACTTTGACTATGATTTCACGaagcataaaaaataaagctagCATGGGACCAACTACAGTTACTAGTACTGACAAGTAAAACACAGTATCAAATTTTCAGAGGTACTCAAGCGTGTACAACAAAATGAGAGTTTTTCAGAGTACTCCAGTGGGCTGAAGTGTCCAACTCAAAGATCATCATGAGTTGAATCAGCTAGTAATACCTGAGAATCAGTAGTGTAGTTACAACCATAGCATCCTAAGTGTGCTACAGGGAGAACTACTATCTTTTTGTGGGACATCTGATACACTGACACCCCCTAAAACAGACAGGAAATCAGGAATATTTCAggtctgaaacagaaaaagtgaaCTTGAATCCAGAAACTGGTCACGTCTGGAAACAACTGCTACGTATTTTCATTTACTGTAACGAAAATCCTCCTGTGAACTTCAGTGTATCTCAGTATCATCTATTTAATACACCATTTAATTTCACATACTCTGCCTACAGATAAGATCAATACTTTTTGTATCTAGAATCCAGTTTTACTTaacaacagtaataaaaatacattaaaaatattaaatttctaTAAATGTAGTCATTAAAATAGATATGCTTCTGGCATATCCTTCTTGGTCAGCATGCTGAGGTTTGTGGGACTGACAAAAACACCTGCTTATATGCAGTTTTAACACACAGTTTTGCTTTACTTACACTTTTCTCTTCCACATTCCAAAACACAACAGCCCCTTCCCTGTGAATTCAAGGAAAAACTGAGGTGTAATCATActgttttaaatgcattttaatgcaaTACTCAAATTGTACAGTGGTAATTTCTGTCACTCTTAATCAAGAAACTTAATACTATCTTCACAGAAACTATGTAATAGTTGCTTTTTAACCatactttaatgaaaaaaacgtaagaaggtattttttaaccatttaaataatttgatttttttttaaaaatcatcctGACTGGACAGTTATTCCTTGAGTTTCATCTAGCAAGCTGCACTACTTCCTTCACACCATTACTATTAATAACATAATGTTTTGAACACAATTTATAGTttacctgaagaaaaaaatcatgccaGGATCATCTTCTTTTGCAGATTTCTCAGTACGGACCACCAAAACATTTGCAGCATCTggtttgaaataaatgaaaaaaatgaactaatAGTCAAACTTCTAACTTTGATAGCTTATAATTCAACAATTACATACTGACACATTAGTCagtctcattttatttttctgatggaAATGCTTGCAAGGAAACAACTACAATATCAAACTACACTGCGTTTATGAACTGTCACACTCTAGACAGACTCAGCCTTTATTGTGAACTTCACTGGAATGTTCAGTTAATGAAATGTAACACCTTCAAAGAACAAAAGACTTAGGAGAAAACTGATGCAGGCGTAATAAATAACCAGGAACAGAATACAGAAGTGGACATACAACGTGAGAGAACTATGGAAGTTGCCCACAGCTGCAAAGAAATTACCATTCAAATCTGCTTGCCCAGATCTTTCTCTTCTCTACACACTAAGGGACTAATCTGCACTCAAATTGTGCTGACCTTGCTTTGCCAGTCAGAAACTTGAAAGAGTGTACCCCCAAGACAGAAGAGTGTGCACCTGCATTTCCCTTCAGATCAGAAGCGTTCTTTTGAAACAAATCTTCTATCCACCCTCCTTTACCACACTTCTGATGTGCATTGCAGAATAGTATACaaaatgcaggatttttttgcatcaaattaaactgaaagaggagctCCAAAAAATGCCCCTGTAGTACTCCAACCATTAATAAGGCATTTGTTACAAAGGACCACACTAGAGCTAATGCAAGTAGAGTGCCCCAAACTTAAAAAATGTGGATGCTGGGT contains these protein-coding regions:
- the RMND1 gene encoding required for meiotic nuclear division protein 1 homolog isoform X1, with translation MRLKLLRLQTRSFHALTTICRCQNFNKTGCLLLKLDNEVDRTAQRTAKSWNFYALKTAFPWLTSRCVQVKNWQLLQGYVSSLGRSVYYQGGEGFFPSWRCWGVMMTQNFRLNTEHTKKLRNTSSRFYAVVSAGKIIPKHNNQPVKRPPKAPRTKQPSRTNLPLSDMENLMQCTAFATADEYHLGNLCHDLTSHGYVEITSLPRDAANVLVVRTEKSAKEDDPGMIFFFREGAVVFWNVEEKSMKNIMRVLEQHEIQPYEVALVHWENEEMNYRLGEGQSKLHKGQILLNSELDNDEVVLQKFAFSNALCLSVKLAIWESLLDNFVESIQSIPEILKSRRMVKLSHADVMQKIGELFALRHRINLSSDLLITPDFYWDREKLEELYDKTCQFLNINRRVKVMNEKLQHCMELTDLMRNHLNEKHALRLEWMIVILITIEVSSISYHCHTEHVITSTIYILHNLRIKIILVM
- the RMND1 gene encoding required for meiotic nuclear division protein 1 homolog isoform X2, with the translated sequence MRLKLLRLQTRSFHALTTICRCQNFNKTGCLLLKLDNEVDRTAQRTAKSWNFYALKTAFPWLTSRCVQVKNWQLLQGYVSSLGRSVYYQGGEGFFPSWRCWGVMMTQNFRLNTEHTKKLRNTSSRFYAVVSAGKIIPKHNNQPVKRPPKAPRTKQPSRTNLPLSDMENLMQCTAFATADEYHLGNLCHDLTSHGYVEITSLPRDAANVLVVRTEKSAKEDDPGMIFFFREGAVVFWNVEEKSMKNIMRVLEQHEIQPYEVALVHWENEEMNYRLGEGQSKLHKGQILLNSELDNDEVVLQKFAFSNALCLSVKLAIWESLLDNFVESIQSIPEILKSRRMVKLSHADVMQKIGELFALRHRINLSSDLLITPDFYWDREKLEELYDKTCQFLNINRRVKVMNEKLQHCMELTDLMRNHLNEKHALRLEWMIVILITIEVLFELARVVF